A portion of the Ricinus communis isolate WT05 ecotype wild-type chromosome 10, ASM1957865v1, whole genome shotgun sequence genome contains these proteins:
- the LOC125371283 gene encoding universal stress protein A-like protein, whose protein sequence is METAASEGVAVQKPGGQKMRVMVALDESDGGFYALKWALDNLVNGVSATNEPSQESGMITLVHVQHPFQPSIIPVGPGGAAFYTPPTIVESVRKAQQESAAALLSRALKMCADKNIKADTLVLEGDAKDMICQATEQMHIDLLVVGSRGLGKIKRAFLGSVSDYCAHHAKCPILIVKPPKESSSSQSKP, encoded by the exons atggagACAGCAGCAAGTGAAGGGGTAGCAGTGCAGAAGCCTGGAGGGCAGAAGATGAGGGTGATGGTGGCACTTGATGAGAGTGATGGTGGCTTTTATGCTCTAAAATGGGCACTTGACAACCTTGTCAATGGTGTCAGTGCAACAAACGAACCCAGTCAGGAATCTGGCATGATTACTCTTGTTCATGTTCAACACCCATTTCAGCCTAGCATCATCCCTGTTGGTCCTGGTGGAGcag CATTCTACACGCCACCTACAATAGTGGAGTCAGTGAGGAAAGCCCAGCAAGAAAGTGCTGCAGCACTACTCTCCCGTGCATTAAAGATGTGCGCTGATAAGAAT ATCAAAGCAGACACTTTGGTTCTTGAAGGGGATGCCAAGGACATGATTTGTCAGGCTACAGAGCAAATGCATATTGATCTTCTTGTTGTAGGCAGCCGCGGCCTAGGCAAAATTAAGAG GGCATTTCTAGGGAGCGTGAGTGATTACTGTGCACATCATGCAAAATGTCCCATCCTAATTGTGAAGCCACCCAAGGAGAGTAGCAGCAGCCAGAGCAAGCCCTGA